The DNA region TAGTCCTGAAGTTTACATTTTAAGTCCTCTTTAGTCTGTGCagtttgaaagtggtttttttaatccttataatttgtattttaattctcttttagtctctatagtttgaaagtggtctttttagttcttatacttgtatattttaattttttttagtccttaccatcaaaatatgaataatattatcaattaaaattaattacaaaatattagcaaataattcataactaatttatcacaagataatttataattaaaaaaatagttggtaatttataactaatttgtaactaattattttatatatatttttgtagtaaggactaaaaggtaattaaaatacaaattatagggactaaaaagatcactttcaaactatagaaactaaaagataattaaaatataaactaaaaggactaaaaagatcacttttaaactataaggactaaaaagaattaaaatataaactataagattaaaaaaatcaccttCAAGCTACAGGGACTAAAAGATACAAATTGTAAAATTATAGGCACTAAACGAGTAATTTAACCTTTCTTATAAATAAGATTAAAGGTAAGATTACAATTGCAAGACGGTTACGACGCTGCTTGCTAATACTTTGGCAATTTTTCAGGTGAATTGGAGTGATGGTTGTGTGGCCTTGTAATGAGATCATGATGAGATAACAGAATCTATGTGCAATTATTATCTCGTATTATTATCTTGTGATCATGTAAATCAATTTGTTTAGTCTAGACATGATCTTAAGAGTTTTATTTGAAGAATCAATCTATATAATTCAATCTTAGAAGATTTTGTTGTAACTCTCTTGTGTATATTTATGGCTTAGCAAAGcatgaaatacaaaacaaaattattctgTCATAAAATCCTTTATGGCATCAGAGTCAACaggttttgtttgaaatttagtGGCAATGAGTCATTGTGAAGAGGAGACTCCTAAGAATGAGTCTCATAAGCAAGAAGAACATAAGATGGTGAAGAAGACTTCATCACTGCAAGAATTGAATTCCAATGACAACCCGAGAAATTTGATTACTCAAGTGCGTGCAATAAGGAGACAGTTCAGGCTTGACTGGACTTACTACAAAGCAGTGGCAGACGCTGATAGAATTACTAAATGCTTAGAAAACAAACTATAATAACAAGATGACATGTGAGCGTGATACCAATACATGAATAATTGACATAGGGGCTTCCAACCACATGACTGGAAACCTGAATCATATGCATGAACTGCAAAACATTCAAAGTTGTCTAGTTGGACTTCCTAATGGATAACATACGACAGTGATTAAAGAAGGAAGCGTGATGCTAGATGGAGGCTTAAaacttgttaatgttttctatgTGCCTAAATTGAATTGTAATTTGATATCTATTTCACAGATGATGGATGAATTGAAATGTGTTGTTCAATTCAGTGATAAGTTATGTGTTGTGCAGGACCGTATTTCAAGGACGCTGATTGGAGCAGGTGAACGAAGGGATGAGTTCTATTTCTTTAGAGGAGTTCAAAATGTGAGAGCTTACAAAACTGATGGTTTGCATTCCATGGACTTGTGGCACAAACGACTGGGACATCCTTCCTTGAAGATCACCTAGTTGATTCCTGAGGTTAGAAAACACAAAGATAGCAATGTAGTGAATAAAACATATGAAGTCTGTTTTAGAGCCAAACAGATTAGAGAGAAGTTTCCTTTGAGTGAACATAAAGCCAGTAGTGCATTTGAATTAATTCGTTGTGATTTATGGGGATCATATAGAACTCCTTCTACATGTGgtgctttttattttctgacaatagttgatgattattcacgtgTTGTATGAGTATACCTATTAGCTGATAAACGAGAAGTATCGACAAtgcttcacaattttttttgctCTACTTGAGAAGAAATTTCATAAACAAGTTAAAATATTCAGGAGTGATAATGGGACAGAATTTACATACatgaaaagatattttcttgatTGTGAAATAATTTTTCAGACATCTTGCACCGAAACACCCCAACAAAGTGGGAGAGTGGAACGAAAACATAAACATATTTTGAATGTGGCTCAAGCACTGCGATTTCAAGGTAATCTTCCTATTAAGTTCTGGGGGGGAATGTATTTTAACTACAACATATTTGATCAACCGAACTCCTTCCACTATTTTGAATGGAAAAACTCCATATGAGATGCTATATGGGCAGCAACCTGCATATGGACATTTGAGAATATTTGGCTCCTTATGTTACGCCCATAATCAAAGAAGGAATGGTGATATATTTGCAAGTAGGAGTAAGAAGTGCGTGTTTATTGGCTACCCATATGACAAGAAAGGGTGGAAGCTATTTGACTTAGAAACAAAAGAGATTTTTTGTCTCTTGAGatgttgaatttgttgagaTCAAGTATCCTTTTTCTATTGATGTTATTATCAGAAAAGATGCTCCTCCTCCTAAAAATTGGAGCTATGAAGAAATTGTTGATGATGTGACTGGTGGTGTAGAAAAAATGGATCACATAGGAGATATTGAAGAAAGTGGTGATATGACAATGGATGATAGAGAGGGCGAGCCAGATGTGAGGTTTGATGAACAAGGTGTTACTCTATAAAAATATGGACACACAAGATACAGTGCTTCCATCTATATCACCAACCGAGCCATTATTGGGTAGAGGACATAAAATCAAACAACCTTCTTCTCGATTGCAAGATTATGTGACAAATACCACCAAAAGATTGAGCCCATCCAACTGTTCACCCTCTCCAAAGGAAGACTTAAGTGCACCCTATCCcataaatgattatataaattatgactatttttctctttcacatCATGCTTTTATTGCATCCATTTCATAGGAAAAGGAGTTTGTCACTTATACTGACGTGGTGAAAAACAGTCGGTGGAGAGATGCAATGAAAAGTGAGATACATGCTCTTGAGACCAATGGAACTTGGATAGTCACACAATTGCCTCCAGGAAAGAAAGCACTTGGTTGCCAGTGGGAGTACAAAATAAAGCATACATCTGATGGAAGTGTAGAACGATTCAAAGCACGGTTAGTAATTCTTGGCAATCATCAAAAGAAGGGGATTGATTACGCAAAGACTTTTGCACCCGTTGTAAAAATGGTAATGGTACACATAGTGTTAGTCGTAGCAGCCACACGAGCTTGGGAATTACATCAAATGAATATGCATAATGCATTTTTACACAAGGACCTTGAGGAGGTTGTGTACATGAAGCCACCTCTTGACTTTCTTCCTCAGTAATATGGCATGGTGTGTAAACTTAACAAGTCATTATATGGACTAAAACAGACGCCTCATTGTTGGTTTGCAAAAGTTGTTTGCTACACTAAAACACTACGGATTTCAACAATTTCTTTATGATTATTCTTTTTTCGTCTTGCAAAGACCGGGGGTACATATTTTAGTGTTGGTGTATGTTGATGACCTAATCATATCGGGTGATAATCATGAAGTTATCGTCGAATTTAAGGCCTATTTACACAATTGCTTTCACATGAAAGACTTAGGGATCctcaaatattttttgggtGCTGAAGTGACGCGATCTTTCGCGGGTATCTTTCTTTGTCAACGCAAATATGCTTTGGACATTATAGCCGAAGCTGGACTTCTAGGAGCTAAGCCATCAAATGTGCCAATTGAACATAATCATCATCTGGCACTTGCAATAGACTTGTTTTTTCCTCATCCTGATCAGTATAGGCGATTAGTAGGTCGTCTCATTTATCTCTGTTTTACCAAACCCGAACTTTCATACTATGTGCATGTGTTGCCTCAATTTATGCAGGCACCTAAAGAGACCTATTGGGAGGCTGCTCTCCATTCGGAGGCCAAAATCTATGTGTAATTATTATCCCATATTATTATGCCTTAGCAAGACATGAAATACATAACATAATTATTCAGCTATAAAATCATTTACCTTGAATATAAATGAGAGTGTTTTGTGTGATCAAATAATGTGTGTTAGGTTtcgaaaagagaaataaaaaatatattttaaaattaaaataaagtataaaatgtgtggattttatgaaataaaaataaattacaatccGGTTGAAATAAGactattatctttttttctcttaaatattgatatctaccaatatatatattatgataattaGTTAAGGtaattttttagtatatttataatttttaattaaggtaATACAGGTTATTGTGTTATTAAAAACATTCAACTGTAAATctgtaattatatataaagtttaatatttatacatttataagataattttaaatgataatttataattgaataattgcataaaaaattatagtgtaaaaatcattttttacacCGTATATCTTTGTGTTTATACTCATAtattatgtgcttttcatttttttacatcGACTATTTGAAGACAATATGTTTATTCTATGTTAATATCCAATGTTTTTCTTATTCAATCTGAAACTTTACACTTTCTTCAGGGATGATGTTTTCTTATgcaatcattttattttgttgggtagcacatttatatataatttttttatcatttatttattatttttcatctttctttcttatttgtatttattcaaatatttttttttatttctctattatttatttttgttctactttttttatgaatcttatttgaataaacttcataataaatacttataaaagaaaaaaaataaaaagaataaacttTTCCTCTAgatttaaaacaatttattcattttaatttttattaaagttcCTGCTGCACAAATTAAACTTCtctaaaagataaaatacataaattagttATAACGGTAAAATATGTTAGGAGTctgtctaaaatttaaaaatattaattttatcctcataattttttttgtattaatttggttcatgtaaaaataaaacatatttttcatagTCGTTAATAGTTTGATTACACGATTCCATGCTGTGACTAACgaacttaattatttatttctttacttTCTAAAGCACATTTAAAAGATATAATACCTATTCGAGTCTCGTTTTCACTCCCCCAACTCTTATTAGAAAGTGGGAGAAAATCACTTAGAAAGTAAACAAAAACTTGCAATATTTGAGGgtatttaattatcataaatgaTTTAATTCACATTGAAACTTTTAACTgtcacaaataatttaatttatttgtaattaaaattacacataGAAATTCGTGAACCACTTCTGATTAccctttaataaaattattagtatggaccaacaaaaatatattttagttttataggactaaattaattcaatttttttatacaaataaaattaatattttttaaattttataggaattcaaatatattttatcctagttttaatttataaaaaatatattttatcttttaattttttgtatgaaTATTTATCCGCCAAAATTTATCCCAATAGGCCTTACTCTAAAAGTCTATCCAAATATCAAATcagatttatattttgatttgagtTGTCTATTTTCCCTTGCAGTGAGGATTTGAGTGGAAGTCACACTAAACTGTGAGAAGACATCACTTATGCAAGCGGgtacaaaacaaagaaagtctCAATCcttgatataattaatatataactttAATCTGTGatcaaatattcaattttaaatctGTGCATATTTCAAAAGAAGAAACCTCTGCAATCTTATATTAAAAGAGGTTTAAGATATCTTATTGATACAAGTGATTCATATTTAAATGTCTTAACTAAAGTTTCTTGAtggccaataaaaaaaattaaaatttatggttTAATCTTCAACTTGAACATAAATCATAACTACAGGTATTATTTTTTCCCAAAATGAATCGATTtgggaaaaataattaattagatgttaaataaaaaggcttatatctcttttttatttaaaaaaaaaggtttaagaTGTAATACCAAAGAAAGAGActctaaataaatttcaacacttacttttgaaaattaatattctttttttataataaaaaatttaagtgaatTAGATTTCGAATTCTCCTTAGGTGGcttaaaattgaataaacataaagagattatttattaacaaatatcTGACAATTGTAATGAGAAACGAAAATCAACATTCTTTCTGAGATATGAGATATAAGTTGGTTCCTCATGGAATAGATGAGTCTTTATTGGCAGAAAAGTTAATCTATAAATATCGGCGAAGAGATATCATGTGATCCtctgttaaaaaagaaaaacaacaacaatggaAGTGTCGAATTAACCAGAGAAAAGTGAGGGGAAATGAAGAAATGTTTATGATAGGGAGTGAGAAGGTTTTGGAACGTTCGATGGATGCTAAGCGCTAATAATGATGTAGACTATGATCTATCTTTTCACTatctcctttttctcttttcctccCTCAAACACATGCCATGCTTCcccctctcttctctctcattTCCTTCGCACACTCTTCCGTACACCCCGGTCCCCGCCACCACCCCCACCCACCCATCTTCTCTCTTCCACGACGATCACTCTCTCCTTTCAATTAACTCATGTGAGTGATGACAAGCTCCTTTTTCAGAAAGGAATTGACTTTCCAAGAACTCAATGCTGTGGGCATTAGAAAGTGTCAATTTTATATGTGACTCCAACAACAAGGTATGGACATGTTGTGAGCATATTAGGCCTAAACAACCCTTCCCTTCTCAACACCACCTTTCCTTTCTCCTTCTTTGATTTCAGACTCCCCATATTTTACATGGGAATAGTAAAAAagaaacacgtacaacataccCAAATAGGCATATAGGAGACCTAAACCTATAGCACCCTCAATCAATACAAGAATATACCACACCACACACAACccgagaaaagaaaaatttgaagtGCAAACTGCTGTGCAGAGAGCAACAGTGCTAGACTGCTAGCTGTAGTAACAAGGAAAGTAAAGCCTATATGAGGGTCCATTGTGGCCACCTATGACCACCTAATTGGCCTAAAACTTTCGACTTTCGagttttcactttcattttctCAGCCTTCTCTAGTTCTGTCTAATGTAATGTAAACAGCTTCTAACTTGTTGTAAGTAACCAGTTACCAATCAAAGCCACTTTTTCTAGTCACAGAAAAACACAGCTGAAAGTTGAGAATCAAATCAACCTTTGTCTTCATTCGGAGTCAcgaaatttgttttctttaaatggAAACGGTTATTAAAAAATCTTGCTTTTTTTTCGGTGTCTGACTTTAATGTTACACTACACTAATATCACAGATAATAGGCGGGGATTACGAGGTGTGATATTAAGATAAGAAAGGAGAGACATAAACATTACTAACACTATCGCCGCTCGTGCGCTTTGGCAATCTTCATATCACAAAATACAGATCTCGAGGCATTTTCAGTTGTTCATTTGCAGCCATATTTGGTTGAGGAGCTTTCTCTTTAGCTTTTGGTGTGGATAAGGCCATGGTAGCTTGGGGGGGTTGATCATGCTGAATTTCGGCATTGTTTGACTTGACAATAACACGTAATCCTGGTATAGTATCCACTTTGAACTAAGCTTGGACTTTGTTTCTGCTTTGTATTTGATGATATGAATATTCTATGATCTATATACACTATTGGGGTGTGTGGAATTGTTCATTAGTATTCTTTGAGTTGGGAGGTTTTGAACTTGCAAATAAACTGTTGTCATTTACTCATTGGTGGTTAGTTGGTTCCTTGTACCTAGGCCATGGTTTTAATCTGTGGCATTTAATATTCTACTGTAACTGGGGGGAGAAATTCGGTCCCTTGATTGGGAATTCCCAATTTTAGGGTCTTGAGAAGTAGTGAATTGATAGTTGGGAGAAAGGTTAGATCTTGAAGGTGAGATTTTCATGTGGAAGGTGGTTTGTTTCAAAACTAAGTGTGAGGTATGCTGGGCTATGATGATGACGATATCGATGTGTTCTTTGACTCAGTGGATAGTTTGTCAGCTCAAGATTCTGTTTTAGGCAAAGAAGGGTTTGATTCTGAAAGGTGTGGTTATGACGAAATTTGGGTGAAGGAGCCTGTTAGTGTGAAGGAGAGGAGGGAACGTTTTCTGCAGGGTTTGGGTTTAGCTGATGCTGCTTCCAAGGTTTGTTCACAAGAGAAAATGAGCTTTGATGATTCGTCCATCAGCTTGGGATTGGAGAGGATCAGGGAGTGCAGTGGGGCAATCTCAAATGCTTGCATTTTGCATACTGATCCAGTAGTATCTGAGAAGTTGATTCTCTCAGGAGGCAAAGCAGCTTCTGAAGAAAAAGTCTATTTGGATGAAGTGAAAGGGTGTTCCCAAGATGAAGCAGATGCAAACTTTCAAGGGAAAGTGCATGAGTTCTCTTCTACAGCTGAGGAGCACAGACCCAGAGAAGCTGATTCACAAGAAGAATTTCAGGATTTTAATATGAgtaaaagaaagaggaaaaactgGTGGAAGCGCTTTGTGAACATCAGGAAAGGCGGTGAAGGAAATGCAGGGACAAATAAAACTCGAAGAATAAAGGTGAGGCAGAATAAAAAGAGGTGGCTGGAGTTCAGTGGCCTATACCTTGGACAAGAGGTTAGAGCACACAAAGGCCTAATCTGGAAAATGAAATTTAGTCCCTGTGGTCAGTATTTAGCAAGTGGAGGTGAAGATGGTGTTGTTTGCATATGGCGTGTTACATCACTGGATAAGTCCAGTATTTGTTCCACCACAGAAGACAGTACTTCTAATAGTAAAGTGGAATGTGACAACTCTTCTCCTCGGAACAAACACTCAAGTCAACCCTTCATTTTCCTTCCAAATAGTATTTTTCAAATTGAGGAATCACCACTGCAAGAATTCTTTGGTCATTCCAGTGATGTCTTGGATTTGGCTTGGTCTAATTCAGATGTGAGTTTAACTAGCAGAAGCTTGTTATCCCCTCTCCCCCCTAATCATGCAATATGTTCAATTTGTTTTGCttgcaattttaattttccttgaagctgataaaaaaatattgttgcagATTCTCCTTTCATCTTCTATGGACAAGACTGTCCGCTTGTGGCAAATTGGTTGTAATCAATGTCTAAATGTTTTCCATCACAATGACTATGGTATGTATAACAGAACCATGCCTTTTGGCGCATATTGTTCTCAACCATAGTTTAATTAGTTGACAAAATTTAAAGCACATCTTTGTTTATGTTCATAATCATAATTTGAAACATTATAATATCTTTTCCCGTGAATGTAATTTATAATTGTGTCTTCACTTTTTAATGAAAGCAGTGACATGCATTCAGTTCAACCCTGTTGATGAAAATTACTTCATTAGTGGGTCCATTGATGGTAAGGTTCGAATATGGGGGATACGTGAAGAGCGAGTTATTGACTGGGCAGATATACGAGATGTCATAAGTGCTATAAGTTACCAGCAAGATGGGAAAGTATGCCATGACTTTTAACCCTGAATCTTTTCATGACTTTGGGTCTTCTTACATATTTTGAAACTGGAAATTCATGTCTATGAGATTGATGAACCATTGACTATTTACATATGCAGGGATTTGTAGTTGGTTCTGTTACAGGCACTTGTTGTTTTTATGTTGCTTCTGGTATGCACCTCTTGTTTAACAAATATCAATTACTATAGTCATGAACTCTCTTTTCAAACGATAAAATAGAGggacaaaaaatagaaaggacTGTCTAAATTGGATTTCTAATGATTTAGGAACATATTTCCAGCTTGAGGCACAGATAGATGTCCATGGAAAAAAGAAAGTGTCAGGCAACAAGATTACCGGCATTCAGGTTTCAATCTTTTAATTCTTAGCTACTAAAGTGCTATACTTTGTACTTTATCTATTAACATTATAACATCCTTGTTCCTTTGTAGTTCTCCCAAAAAAACAGTCAGAGAATAATGATCACATCAGAAGATtctaaaatttgtatatttgatgGCACTGAGCTTGTTCAGAAATACAAAGGTACACCACCACTTAGTGTTGAATCATTATTGGAAGAATAATAGGATAGGCTTCAATAGTTCTTCACCTTATCAatatttgttttgcattttccaaTAACTATTCTCTTTTGTTGGGATGGTGATCATTTCTGACGTTGTGAATTGTCATCTTAATTGAAACCATATAATTGACATGAATAAAAGATTTTATGTTAGCAAGTACTTTGTTGTTTGTTACCTTGGAATGATGGCAGGTTTTGTCATGTTTAAGAAATAACTTTTGGTAACTACCTAGGTGTAACATTTTTTATGAGCTGCATAATGAATCTTTGTTGTATCCCGAGGTTTTGTTGATTTATATTTGTTAGTTTAAAGGTCAGCAGCCTCTGTAATTCTGTTAATGtctgtttcaatttattttttatagctGTCACTTTAAACAGTTTGAAATATCATTGGTTGATTAGTTAAtagattaattttgaaaaattaaacccACACACTGAGCTTCTTCCTCACATGggtggaattttattttattagaaagatTCACTCTGGTTTTAtccagtttattttttaaacctaTGCTATAGTTTCCTTGGGTGGCATCAGGATCTGCTTATTTGATAGGCTGACGTTAGGCAGAAGCAATTGTTTTGCAAATTGGGAGATATAGCGGCTCTATTTTTAATGCCTATCCCACAAATTTACTATGTTGGGAGGGGAGGAGAAGCTTTCCTCAGACTTTTGAAAGGTTTAGTTACTCAACTTTGATAAATTTGTAGTTGaagttctttttcctttttgtctcTTAGGACTAATCACGTTAATATTGTAGAttcttacatatataaaaatggaAGTACCTCAAATAATCATGATGCTGGTTATATTTGTTTCCACTGTGTATGCTTAATGGTtggttttcattaaaaattctAAGCCAGTTAGTCTTACTACTTGTAACAGGTCTTCCTAAGTCAGGAAGTCAGATGTCTGGTTCATTTACATCAAGTGGAAAAAATATAATCTCAGTTGGAGAGGACTCCCATGTATATATTTGGAACTTTGATGACATGGGAAATGCTTCTTCGAAACAGACGAAATCTGAACGCTCCTGTGAGTACTTTTTCTCTAAAGGTGTTACTGTTGCAATACCTTGGTCAGGAATGAAAGCAGATCAAAGGGACTCTAGTGGTAATTATTCCCACCGTTCTTCAGAAATGCCAACCCAACAGCTAGAGGTTGCCCCTGAGACTAGAGATCACGAACTTTTTTCTCTTGGTAATTGGTTCGCCACTGATGGCTCGTGTCGAGGTTCTATGACTTGGCCTGAGGAGAAACTTCCTAGCTGGGATTTACCTATAGCAGAAGAAGACCAGCAGTTATCTCACAAAGATAATTGCCATGACAGAAGTGTATCAGAAACATGGGGACTATCAATTGTGGCAG from Glycine soja cultivar W05 chromosome 8, ASM419377v2, whole genome shotgun sequence includes:
- the LOC114421954 gene encoding uncharacterized protein LOC114421954 isoform X1 — encoded protein: MLGYDDDDIDVFFDSVDSLSAQDSVLGKEGFDSERCGYDEIWVKEPVSVKERRERFLQGLGLADAASKVCSQEKMSFDDSSISLGLERIRECSGAISNACILHTDPVVSEKLILSGGKAASEEKVYLDEVKGCSQDEADANFQGKVHEFSSTAEEHRPREADSQEEFQDFNMSKRKRKNWWKRFVNIRKGGEGNAGTNKTRRIKVRQNKKRWLEFSGLYLGQEVRAHKGLIWKMKFSPCGQYLASGGEDGVVCIWRVTSLDKSSICSTTEDSTSNSKVECDNSSPRNKHSSQPFIFLPNSIFQIEESPLQEFFGHSSDVLDLAWSNSDILLSSSMDKTVRLWQIGCNQCLNVFHHNDYAVTCIQFNPVDENYFISGSIDGKVRIWGIREERVIDWADIRDVISAISYQQDGKGFVVGSVTGTCCFYVASGTYFQLEAQIDVHGKKKVSGNKITGIQFSQKNSQRIMITSEDSKICIFDGTELVQKYKGLPKSGSQMSGSFTSSGKNIISVGEDSHVYIWNFDDMGNASSKQTKSERSCEYFFSKGVTVAIPWSGMKADQRDSSGNYSHRSSEMPTQQLEVAPETRDHELFSLGNWFATDGSCRGSMTWPEEKLPSWDLPIAEEDQQLSHKDNCHDRSVSETWGLSIVAAGCDGTIKTFHNFGLPVRL
- the LOC114421954 gene encoding uncharacterized protein LOC114421954 isoform X2 produces the protein MLGYDDDDIDVFFDSVDSLSAQDSVLGKEGFDSERCGYDEIWVKEPVSVKERRERFLQGLGLADAASKVCSQEKMSFDDSSISLGLERIRECSGAISNACILHTDPVVSEKLILSGGKAASEEKVYLDEVKGCSQDEADANFQGKVHEFSSTAEEHRPREADSQEEFQDFNMSKRKRKNWWKRFVNIRKGGEGNAGTNKTRRIKVRQNKKRWLEFSGLYLGQEVRAHKGLIWKMKFSPCGQYLASGGEDGVVCIWRVTSLDKSSICSTTEDSTSNSKVECDNSSPRNKHSSQPFIFLPNSIFQIEESPLQEFFGHSSDVLDLAWSNSDILLSSSMDKTVRLWQIGCNQCLNVFHHNDYVTCIQFNPVDENYFISGSIDGKVRIWGIREERVIDWADIRDVISAISYQQDGKGFVVGSVTGTCCFYVASGTYFQLEAQIDVHGKKKVSGNKITGIQFSQKNSQRIMITSEDSKICIFDGTELVQKYKGLPKSGSQMSGSFTSSGKNIISVGEDSHVYIWNFDDMGNASSKQTKSERSCEYFFSKGVTVAIPWSGMKADQRDSSGNYSHRSSEMPTQQLEVAPETRDHELFSLGNWFATDGSCRGSMTWPEEKLPSWDLPIAEEDQQLSHKDNCHDRSVSETWGLSIVAAGCDGTIKTFHNFGLPVRL
- the LOC114421954 gene encoding WD repeat-containing protein 44-like isoform X3; this translates as MSFDDSSISLGLERIRECSGAISNACILHTDPVVSEKLILSGGKAASEEKVYLDEVKGCSQDEADANFQGKVHEFSSTAEEHRPREADSQEEFQDFNMSKRKRKNWWKRFVNIRKGGEGNAGTNKTRRIKVRQNKKRWLEFSGLYLGQEVRAHKGLIWKMKFSPCGQYLASGGEDGVVCIWRVTSLDKSSICSTTEDSTSNSKVECDNSSPRNKHSSQPFIFLPNSIFQIEESPLQEFFGHSSDVLDLAWSNSDILLSSSMDKTVRLWQIGCNQCLNVFHHNDYAVTCIQFNPVDENYFISGSIDGKVRIWGIREERVIDWADIRDVISAISYQQDGKGFVVGSVTGTCCFYVASGTYFQLEAQIDVHGKKKVSGNKITGIQFSQKNSQRIMITSEDSKICIFDGTELVQKYKGLPKSGSQMSGSFTSSGKNIISVGEDSHVYIWNFDDMGNASSKQTKSERSCEYFFSKGVTVAIPWSGMKADQRDSSGNYSHRSSEMPTQQLEVAPETRDHELFSLGNWFATDGSCRGSMTWPEEKLPSWDLPIAEEDQQLSHKDNCHDRSVSETWGLSIVAAGCDGTIKTFHNFGLPVRL